TCAGGCCTGGTTCAGAATGGTTCAGGCTGGGTCAGCAGCACGCAGATCACGGGGTTGGATCAGCGATTCGGCACGCAATACCTCGTTCAGGGTTTCAGCGTCCATCAGGCCACGCTTGAGAACCACATCACGAATGTTGGTACCGGTCTGGAAGGCTTCGGCGGCAACCGAGGTAGCCGCTTTGTAACCGATGAACGGATTCAAGGCAGTCACCAGCGAAATGGAACGCTCGATATTGCTCTCCAGGCATTCACGGTTGGCCGTGATCCCCACCACGCAGAACTGAGTCAACGTGTCGCATGCATTGCTCAACAAAGCCATGCTACGCAACAGGGAGTGAATAATCACGGGCTCAAACGCGTTCAACTGCAGTTGACCTGCTTCGGCGGCCATGGTCACGGTCATGTCAGCACCGATCACTTCAAAGGCAACCTGGTTGACCACTTCTGGAATCACCGGATTGACCTTGCCAGGCATGATGGACGAGCCAGCTTGCACGGCAGGCAGACAAATTTCACCCATACCGGCACGAGGACCGCTCGAGAGCAGACGCAAGTCATTGGACAGCTTGGACAGTTTGACGGCAGCGCGCTTCAACACGCCCGACAGGTGCAGGAAACCACCGCAATCCTGCGTTGCTTCGATCAGGTCCGCCGATACGCGCAACGGCACACCGGACAGCTCAGACAAGGCAGCCACCGCCAGCTCGGCGTAATCAGGGTGGGCCGTAATGCCCGTGCCAATGGCGGTACCGCCCAGATTCACGTCACACATCAGTTTGCGCGATTCCTTCAGGCGCACGATGTCTTCGTTAATCATGGTGGCAAACGCGTTGAACTCCTGACCCAGGGTCATGGGCACTGCATCTTGCAGCTGGGTGCGACCAATCTTCATGTACGAGGAGAATTCCTCGGACTTTTTCAGGAACGCATCACGCAAACGCTCCATGGAGGCAAACAAGGGGTCCAGCGAACGGTAGGCCGCCAGATGCAGCGCCGTCGGGTAAACGTCGTTGGTGCTTTGGGCCATGTTCACATCTTCATTGGGGTGAAGATACTGGTATTCGCCCCGCTTGTGACCCATATGCTCCAAGGCCAGATTACAAATAACCTCGTTGGCATTCATATTGGTCGAGGTACCGGCGCCACCTTGAATCATGTCTACCACGAAATGCTCGTGACATTTACCCGTTTGAACGGCTTGACATGCCGCCACGATGGCATCGTGCTTGTCCTGCTCCAACAAACCCAGTTTGAAATTGGCCTGCGCAGCGGCCTGCTTGACCAGCGCCAGAGCATTAATCAGTTCCGGGTAAGTTGAAATAGGCGTACCGGTAATGTGGAAATTCTCCTTGGCACGCAAGGTATGAACACCATAATAGACTTCATCGGGGACTTGTCGGTCTCCCAGCAAATCATGTTCGATACGGAACTGACTCATAATTCCTTCGTTTCCTTAATAACGATAGCAAGACTTTTCTGACACGCCTCATACTCGATCCCGGACTACAAACGGAACAAAGCCCTGCCATTTCTTGCGAACTTGGCAGGGGCTCGGGGACATGCTGGCAAATACCGCCAATAAGCTTTGGATAATGCTTGCATCCAAATCTGGAAAGCAAAGGCCCGTAAAAAACGGGCCTCTATTGCAATCCGCCACGCGGGGTGAATGATCCAACCGCCTTTTTTGAAGGCATCGTCGAGCTCGGGAAGCGCTGGGAACATTGTAAACGCCGAGCGCACGCGTGTACGCCGTTTTACGGTTTTTCTTGGATTGAGCTGCCTTATCGGACGAACCCACGGTTGAAAACACGCTTAATTTAGCCGTGTATGTCTGGCATAGCTCGCTCATCCTGCCTGCAACCTGCTAAGGGTTCCGACGTGATGAACGTTGCGCGCTTGCATCATTTTGGGGCCTAAATGTCATAAAACTCCCAGGCACAGAAGGCATCAGATCGTCGTGACAGACCGATAGGAAGTTCACACACCTTGCAGTTTGAGAAAAAAAGGAAGGCGAAAGAGTATACCCAGGATTTAACGCTATTCCATAAAAGTATGGCTGCCTATACTGAAAAAAACTGGTCTTATTTTACTAAATGAAAATTCCTGATCAATAAAAGATGTTTAAATCAGACAAAATGGAATTAAAAAATAAGATCAATTTCCACATTAAAAGCAGCGGCTCAGTAATAAAAGAAAGCAAACCCGTTTTTATTGGGTTTTGTTGATTCTTTCTAAATAACTACTGCTCTTTGCCGCGCCCTCCTTAACGGCACAGCACTATGAAATTACTCGATCTGAAATATCAAACCATCCTGAGCGAATCACAGCGCCGGGCTCATCCTAAAACCGAGGATATCGAACTGTGTTTGCGCGTTCTGTCGCTGGCCTCCAGCATTAATCGCGCCTCCAGCACTGTTTTGAACGAGTTCGGCCTATCCGAAGGACGTCTGGTCCTGTTGTTTTTGCTTAGCCGCCAGCCGTCGGGGCTGAGCCCGGCTCTGTTGGCAGAGCAGGCCGGTGTCACCCGGGCCACCATTACCGGGCTGCTTGACGGACTGGAACAGCAGCAGTTGCTGGTGCGACAAAACAATACCTCAGACCGCCGTGTGCTCACTGTTAAACTCACCGAAGCCGGACACGAATTGTGCGAACACCTGTTGCCCTATTACATCGACTGGCTCTCGGATGCCCTCAGTCATGTGCCACAGGATATGCGCCAACGCTTGTCCAGTTTGTTATCCAAAGCCTTGCAAGGCAATGAAACGCCGGAAGTCAAAGTTGAAAAGACTCACTCGCACCCCCTGCCCGGTACCCTGCAACGCAGTTATATGGCTTAAGACACCAGACCGTCTTGCCCTTGGGGCGACTGTGCTGTCGCCCCTCTCCCATCAAGGGTGGCGCCAGTATGGCTGCCACCCTTTGTTTTCCCCCCTGCCAGGCTAACTCTATGGATACCGCCGTTATTGAAGCCATGAAAAAATGGCCCAATGTCCCCGCTGTCAGCGGCTATCTTTCCCTGGATCAATCCGGCCACTGGCGTCATCATCGGGCCGGTGATGCCAACCGGTATCCCGAGCAGCCCGGTGAGCGCATCACTCATCCAGGGCTGCTGGCTTTTTTCAATCGCAACTACCAGAGCGATGAGCAAGGCCGCTGGTTTATTCAGAATGGCCCTCAACGAGTCTACGTTCGGCTGGACGCTGCCCCCCTGATCGTGTCTCTGGCCCAGGACCTGCTTCATTTACAAGACCATACGGGCAGACAAGTCGACACCATCCAGGCCTGGTATCTCAGTGCCCAGGGCACACTCTATCTGCGCACGCCTGCCGGTCCCGCCTTGCTGTCAGGCCGTGATATTGCCGCCTTGCTGGACCAACTGCGCTCAGCCGATCAGGGACTGGACAGCCTGGATCTGGGGCAGCCCTGCCACTACGAAGGCTGGACATTGCCCGCCTATCCTGATGCCTGTCCGTTGACGGTGTGGTCTTCCTGCGTGTCACCGGCCCGGGAATTGGCGTATATTGTTTTGCCAGAGCCCGATCCAACTTGAACCGCCCTCACAGAATCTGCATGACCCAGCCATCCGCCTCTTTTTATTTTCCCGCCCCTCGTACACAAAACTTTTGCACTCAATGTGGCAGCAAGCTGACACGCATGGTGCCGCCAGACGATAACCGCATGCGCGACGTCTGCGAAAACTGTGGGGCCGTTCACTATCAGAACCCTCGCAATGTGGTCGGTATCGTTCCTATGTGGAAAGACGATCAGGTCTTGCTGTGCCGTCGAGCCATCGAGCCACGCTACAACACCTGGACGCTGCCGGCCGGCTTTATGGAGCTGGGCGAGACCCTGGTGCAGGGCGCCTTGCGTGAAATGGGCGAAGAAGCGGGCGCACAGGTCGAACCCGGCCCGCTTTTTACCGTCATCAGCGTGCCCTATGCAGAACAGGTGCATGTGTACTATCTGGCCAAAGTCACTAGCGATGTGCTGGACCCCGGCCCGGAATCCCTGGAAGCGCGCTTTTTTCACCTGGACGAAATTCCGTGGGACCAGCTGGCTTTCCGTACGGTCAGCGCCACGCTGGAACGCTACGTTCAGGACCACAAAGCCGGCCGCTTCCAAATCCACGAGTTTGATATCGCCCCCCGCGACCACGAGTAATCATGGCGCTGACATGGGTCACTGCAGAACAAGCCCTGCCTAACCCGGAACATGCCAGCCCTGACGGGCTGGTGGCTGCGGGCCTGGATTTGAGCGTCCCGCGTTTGCTGCAGGCCTATGGTCAAGGCATGTTCCCCTGGTACAGCCCGGGCGACCCGGTACTGTGGTGGTCTCCGGACCCGCGCATGGTGCTGGAGGTCGACAAGTTCAAGGTTTCCCGGTCCCTGGGCAAGAAATTGCGTCAGATTCATCGACAGCAGGATCTGGCCCAAGCTCGCATCCGCGTCACCTGCGATTTGGCCTTTGAGCAAGTAATTGGCCAATGTGCAGCCCTGCGCAGCATCACCGGAACCTGGATCAGCCCGGACATTCAAAAGGTCTATACCGAGCTGCACCACGAAGGCTATGCACACAGCATAGAAACCTGGGTGGACGGCAAGCTCGCTGGCGGTTTGTACGGTGTCAGTCTGGGGCGCTTCTTTTTTGGCGAATCCATGTTTGCCTTGCAAACCGATGCCAGCAAGATCGCCCTGGCTCATCTGGTGGAGTTTCTGAGGTTTGCCGGCGTGCCGTACATAGACTGCCAACAGGAAACCTCCCACCTGGCCAGTTTGGGCGCGGCCCCCATTCCCCGCAAGGCCTTCCTGCAAAAGCTGGCTTGGGCCACAAGCCAACCCGGCCCCGCCTGGCCAAGCGGGCCCCTGCCACTAGGCCTGCCCCCAACTTGCTAGGTGGGCGCGAGCATCCCATAATGGCTCTATCACGCTTGGCAGAGTCGCATGAATTATCCCAAAGCACCCAGTCCCCAAACGCTGCAATTCTATTCCACGGCCAGTTATCGTTGCAGCTACCTACCTGAACAACAGGCACGCTCTCTGGTTGCCGCTCCCGCCCATCTGATCAACGATGCGGTGTACTCCAGGCTGGTCCAGCAAGGGTTTCGGCGCAGCGGCACCTTTACCTACCGTCCTTATTGCGACCAATGCCGCGCCTGTCTGCCCTTGCGCTGCGATACCCAGAACTTCAAACCGGACCGCACCCAGCGCCGCGCTAAAAAACGCCACAGTACGCTGATCGTGCAGGATCTGCCTTTGCATTGGAACGCAGAACACTACGCGCTGTACCGCCGTTACCAGGCCAGTCGTCACCCCGGCGCGGGCATGGATGACGATGACCAGTCACAATATGCCCAGTTTTTGCTGGCCAGCCACGTCACTTCGCGCCTGCTGGAGTTTCGCGAGCCTGACGGCACCTTGAAAATTGTGGCAGTGATTGACGTGCTGCAAGACGGACTATCTGCCGTCTACACCTTTTTCGATCCCGATGACACCGGCAGTCTGGGCACCTATGCCGTACTGTGGCAACTGGACTATTGTCGTCAGCAATCGCTGCCCTGGCTCTATTTAGGCTACTGGATCGAAGAAAGCCGTAAAATGGCTTATAAAACCCGCTTTCGCCCCTACCAGCTCCTGATGAAAGGTCGTTGGGAATGGCTGGCTTAATGTC
This genomic interval from Alcaligenes ammonioxydans contains the following:
- the aspA gene encoding aspartate ammonia-lyase — its product is MSQFRIEHDLLGDRQVPDEVYYGVHTLRAKENFHITGTPISTYPELINALALVKQAAAQANFKLGLLEQDKHDAIVAACQAVQTGKCHEHFVVDMIQGGAGTSTNMNANEVICNLALEHMGHKRGEYQYLHPNEDVNMAQSTNDVYPTALHLAAYRSLDPLFASMERLRDAFLKKSEEFSSYMKIGRTQLQDAVPMTLGQEFNAFATMINEDIVRLKESRKLMCDVNLGGTAIGTGITAHPDYAELAVAALSELSGVPLRVSADLIEATQDCGGFLHLSGVLKRAAVKLSKLSNDLRLLSSGPRAGMGEICLPAVQAGSSIMPGKVNPVIPEVVNQVAFEVIGADMTVTMAAEAGQLQLNAFEPVIIHSLLRSMALLSNACDTLTQFCVVGITANRECLESNIERSISLVTALNPFIGYKAATSVAAEAFQTGTNIRDVVLKRGLMDAETLNEVLRAESLIQPRDLRAADPA
- a CDS encoding MarR family winged helix-turn-helix transcriptional regulator — its product is MKLLDLKYQTILSESQRRAHPKTEDIELCLRVLSLASSINRASSTVLNEFGLSEGRLVLLFLLSRQPSGLSPALLAEQAGVTRATITGLLDGLEQQQLLVRQNNTSDRRVLTVKLTEAGHELCEHLLPYYIDWLSDALSHVPQDMRQRLSSLLSKALQGNETPEVKVEKTHSHPLPGTLQRSYMA
- a CDS encoding DUF2946 family protein, which translates into the protein MDTAVIEAMKKWPNVPAVSGYLSLDQSGHWRHHRAGDANRYPEQPGERITHPGLLAFFNRNYQSDEQGRWFIQNGPQRVYVRLDAAPLIVSLAQDLLHLQDHTGRQVDTIQAWYLSAQGTLYLRTPAGPALLSGRDIAALLDQLRSADQGLDSLDLGQPCHYEGWTLPAYPDACPLTVWSSCVSPARELAYIVLPEPDPT
- a CDS encoding NUDIX hydrolase → MTQPSASFYFPAPRTQNFCTQCGSKLTRMVPPDDNRMRDVCENCGAVHYQNPRNVVGIVPMWKDDQVLLCRRAIEPRYNTWTLPAGFMELGETLVQGALREMGEEAGAQVEPGPLFTVISVPYAEQVHVYYLAKVTSDVLDPGPESLEARFFHLDEIPWDQLAFRTVSATLERYVQDHKAGRFQIHEFDIAPRDHE
- the aat gene encoding leucyl/phenylalanyl-tRNA--protein transferase; translated protein: MALTWVTAEQALPNPEHASPDGLVAAGLDLSVPRLLQAYGQGMFPWYSPGDPVLWWSPDPRMVLEVDKFKVSRSLGKKLRQIHRQQDLAQARIRVTCDLAFEQVIGQCAALRSITGTWISPDIQKVYTELHHEGYAHSIETWVDGKLAGGLYGVSLGRFFFGESMFALQTDASKIALAHLVEFLRFAGVPYIDCQQETSHLASLGAAPIPRKAFLQKLAWATSQPGPAWPSGPLPLGLPPTC
- a CDS encoding arginyltransferase, yielding MNYPKAPSPQTLQFYSTASYRCSYLPEQQARSLVAAPAHLINDAVYSRLVQQGFRRSGTFTYRPYCDQCRACLPLRCDTQNFKPDRTQRRAKKRHSTLIVQDLPLHWNAEHYALYRRYQASRHPGAGMDDDDQSQYAQFLLASHVTSRLLEFREPDGTLKIVAVIDVLQDGLSAVYTFFDPDDTGSLGTYAVLWQLDYCRQQSLPWLYLGYWIEESRKMAYKTRFRPYQLLMKGRWEWLA